GAAAAATTAGAAACGTAGTTCAGTAAATCTGAAATTAAAGAATGGTTGTTTATATGCCTATAGATGAACGTTTTATCTATTTTAACTCGATCCCATTTTAATAAATACAGCGCATTACTTGGTATATCTTCAGATGTGAAATCATCCAACCACAGTTCAAAGCCATGTTCTTTTATTATTGAGACAGATTTTTTTATATTGTCTGTCATCAAGGTTGAATTTTTGAAGTTTGTTACCTCGAGCGCAACTTTAACTTGACTTTTATTAATGATTAATCTTATGAATTCGATATCAGAAAGTAAATCAAATGGAATGTTAATTGATGCAACTATATTTTTACTATTTATTGCAACCTTTATATTATTTAATTCTTCAATTTGAATCATGATTAATGATTTTATAAATTCATTTGAAATGTCACTAAAAAAATCTTCAGCGTGAATAGTCCCATTCGAGCTGCTAATCAAATTGGTCAATACTTCAATTGCAATCACATTTCTACTTTTAGGTTGAACAATGGGTTGCGCTACAAGATAGAACTCAGCGGAGGAGTTATTGGTGTTGTTTTTCAATATGAATGAATTTTTATTTTTTATTTTTGTATAAAACATAAGAAACCTTGATGAAATTTGTTTTCATTTCTCTACGGGATCGTGAAGCTAAAGTTATAAAAATAATAATTAGTTAGTACTTTTCACGAGTAAGGTCATCTAAATTAAGGATATTATAAATGGAGCTAGATGATGAGGAGAATCATAGGTTAGATAGTGATTGAATCATACAGTAAAACTACTGCTTTGATTTGAGGCTGTAAAATAGGATTACAGCCTCAATTCTAATCGTGTGGTTAGATGTTATTTGTTACGGAAAACCTTGGTGACTTTATTTAATTCAATCACATCAGCAAAAGGAATATTTTGCTCAGGGAAGGCTGCTTGGACCTTACTTGTTAGTGGTTTTGAGAACGAACGGTAATTAATTTTAGCGACTACCGTGATTGGATAGCTGATACCTTCAGGTAGTTCAAATGATTCAACACGAGTTTCATCAGGAGAGATACGGGTATCCGATAGAATCTTCTCGACGCGCCAGAATTTAAGACCAACGGGTTCGCCGTGCATGTAACCAGACTTTTTAGCAAACACACGGCTGTCTTTTGGTAAGTAACCATCGTTTAACTGACCACTCACTAAGCGCTCTACGCCTTTACTATCCGTTACTACAAGATCAACCCATACTTGACGACGTGCGCCACCCGGCATTTTGTGACCTGTATTATGGTTTGTGATTTTCACATCAATAGTACGGCCATCTTCGCTGGTTTCAACGTCGAGCAGTAGGGCGTTACGTAAAATTTCACGGCTGAGTTTACCGTGTTCTTTCGAACGCATGTCAGAGAAGTAATAGTTACCACCAATAAAGTTATGCGCAATTAAGTTTGGTTTAATTGGTCCATTATCCGTGGCTTGTCCTGGTACCTTTTTATCAAAATCAGTCATATCCATACGCATGTGGCAATCAATGCAGGTTTTGTTCTGTTCTGGATTATCCGGTGCGTTAAATTTGGAGGCTTGCCATTCGCCATAGTTGTTATTCACATTGGCACCTTGACCGGGGGTGAATTCATTATGACAGGTCGCACAATATAATGAGCTCTTGTACAGCTCTGGGTTTGAATAGCTGTCTTTGTGCTGCTGTGGTGATGCATTTATCTGTGCTTCAGCAGCGAATTTTAGCACTGGGTTGTTAGAGAACTCAAACAGGTACTTAGCACGATCTTTTAAGTTAACCGTAAGGTCGGTATTACCGCCAGCGTCTTCCGCTTTGGTGATTCGATGACAGAAAACACAACTGGTGCCAGTTTCATCAACAGGTAGACCTTCTTTTAGTGCATCACGTAGGCTCTGCCCTTCTTTTTCATACATGTTGTTAAGATGAGTCAAGGGTGCTTTATTGTTGTTAAGTAAGGTTTGCGGTGCATGACAGCCACGGCATAAATTTCTAAATGGTTCACCTTCTGATTCTGCGGCTAAGTTTTCTTGGAAACGGTAATAAGGGCTATCCATGTGCATCCCATGGTTAGAGTCAGCCCACTGTTTGTAGAGGGTGCTATGGCATGATTCACAACTTGCTGAATTTAACCATTCAGATTTGTGAGTGAACTTGCGTTCGTCATCAAAACGTAACCAGGTTGATAGATAAGGTAAGTTTTCTTTCGTTGTCACGTACATGTTTAATGCTGACATTAAGCGTACGATCTCTGCAGACGGTGATTTAGGATCAACTTTAGGTAGTTCTGGTTTTTTCGGGTCGGTCCCCATACCACCTTGGGTTTTTTGAATCATATCTATATAGGCTTCGATAGGGTCGCCAGCGATCATGGTTGCCAAACCTACATGTCCCGTCATGGCATTTTCTTTAACGTCTTTGGTACCGTCGGCTAATAAGTATTTGTTAGTGAAGTTAAACCCGTCAAGGTGGCAAGAGTTACAGCTCATCCAATAATCACCTGCCATGGCGCTGTTTTCAAATTTATCACTATTTGCAAGATTAAAGAGGGTTTTACCCAAGCGTAGTTCTGGTGCAATGGGATCTTGACTAATTAACTGGGAAAACTGGGCATTAGCCAGTTTAACTTTAGCAAACGGACCTTTACCACTCACATCAAAACTCACTAAGTCGTGAGACATGGCGTTTTGGACATAGAGTGTACCGTCTTTTTCAATCAGGCTACGCGGATTAGTGCCGGGAATATGACGATAAATTTGTGTCGCTTTCACACCGCCTTGTAATTTGGTACGGCGATGGCGTTTAGGTTTTTTACCTATTTTACCTTGCCGAGATAAATCAAACACGAGCAGGTCTTCTGAACCAGAGAGAGTAATAAATACTTTTTTGCCGTCTTCACGGAACGCCACGTCATGTGGGTTAGACACAATACGCGTGGTATTGTTGTTCTCAATGATGTTTATTTGTTTGAATAATTGTTTACGTTTATCGACTAGTTCTTTTTCTTTACCTGGTGTTAGATCAAGTAACGAAATCGTTGGGAAGACGGTCGATTGAAAATGAAAGTCTTGTGTAAATGACCACAGTACATGGGGTAACCAAGCTTGTGTGCCATCTGGAGAGATCGCAATGTTATCTAATACACGCGGTTTACCTTGTGGTGTTGCACGAGAGCTATGTTCTGGGGTATCGGCAAGTTGAATGATTTTGTTTAATTCGAGGTTTGGTGTGCGCGTATTATAGATGGACACTTGGCCGGTCATGCTGTGAGTAACAAATAAACGCCCATCACCTGCTAATGCAAGACCACGCGGTGTATCTGCTGTTTGTGTTGTTGCGGTTATTTTACCGTCGGTTGAAACGGTTATTAGCTGTTTCGCTTCAAACAATGTGACGTAGTATTGTTTATTATATCCATCATAAACAATACCAAACGGGCGATAGCCTGTTTTGATTGTTTTAATGAGTTTCAGGCTTTTAGCATCAATGAGGTACAGTTGATCGGCAAGATAATCACTGACTAATAATTGATTATTTATTGGGTCTAATGCAAGTCGACGTAGGTCTTTACCGAGGGCTTGTTCAGCCATTAGCTTGCCGCTTTCTGCGTTAATAAGACTGACGCTACCAGCGTCCATGTTTGCACTAATAAACTGCGTACCATCTATAGATAGTAATAAGCTGTTACTTTTTGTATTTGAATAAGTAGTGCTAGCATAAAGCGAGTGGCTTGCTAAAAGTAACAAGGCGAACATTAATTTAGGAAAAATATTTATATTCATATTCATAGATCTACGGCATCTTGGTGGGGGAAAGGTGGCATTACGATTAAGAATGGTTATCATTATATCGCGTTGAAATCATAGTGCAATATTTGTAGCTATGATCGCGGATTTAAATGATTCAGATCAAAGTAATATAAGTATAAATTTCGTTCGCCAAGAAAGCGGCCTTTAAATAATGCCACTAAATCGTCATTTACGCGTTTATCAGTACCTAGTTTATTACTGCTTAGTCGCCAGTAGCCTTGCTGTTGGGCTTGATAATTACTACTGCTCTGATAATGACGGTCTAAGATGACATGTTGTGGTAGGTTATGCCGTAAATTATCAATATTATAATTACTGATGATAATTTGCTGATTATCTATTGTGTTAAAGAACTGAGTCGCTTGTAATACTGGGGCATTTTGTTGTTGGGTGAATTGTTTGATACTGTGATAACCCAGTGTCACGAGTAAGGTAATACTTAATATATATAGAGCGGGTCGAATACGCTGCGTTTGGTAAACGTGTTCCAAGAGTTGCGCGCAGATAATCGGTAGTAATAAACTAAAAACAGCTAAGTGACGGATATTCTCTGGATTCTGGCCTCGGATGATCCAGGCAAACCAACAGCACACGAGAATACTTAATCCACGGGTTTTTGGTAGATATAAACCAATGGTAAGCATCGAAGTTAATAATATTACCCCGAGAGTGGAGTAGGTATTCGTTAATGTCGTCAGCCACTGGATCAGTCGTGAATCTGTTGTACTTGTAGTATTACCCCAAATAGTAAAGTGACCTTGGGTGAATCGCTGTCCTTCCTCTATATAGGCCCAACCGTCTTGCATGAATACGTAGAGCGCACAAATGATGCCTACCAGGGTGATGCTTAATATCTGCCAACCGAGTCGTTTGTAGTTTGAGTATCGTTGGCTGTTGTAACAGAGAGCGAGCAGGAGCGCGCAGGCGACTAAGGGTAAATAAGAAGGCCGGGTTGCTAGGCATGCAGCCAGTAATAATCCGCTGATAATAGCGCTGAATGTTTGACTTTGTAAAAGAGGCTGTAATACACGGTGTAATTTAGTCTTTAATAAAAGGTTTGAGCCGAGCGGTAAATGAAAACGGGTTAATAATAAATATAAGCTAAAGAACCACAGAGCGGAAGCGTCTGATAAACCGTTTAAGGCTAATTCTGCAATGTTACCTTGCAGTAAAAAAAGTACAACTGCGAATAATGCAAATGACTTTATTCGCATACGTTGATAGCAATACACAAAAACAATGCAGGTTAACGCTATTGCAGAAAGGAAACTGAGTAAGACATTACTGTTGGGATGTGAACTTATCGCACTGATAAGTCGTTCTAGCCAAACAAAACCAGGGTAACCGGGAAAGTGAGGGCTAAATTCTAATACTGAAAAGTGGCTAAGCGCACGCTGAAAATAAAGCGCATCATCACTGCTAATATCAAAGCTATAATAATTGAGTAGGCCAAAATAGCCTGCAATGCAGGCTATTAAGCTAATACTAACGATTAAACCAGGGTGCCAAGGTTTATTACTTTGTTGGAGCATCAGGCAATGTAAATTGTAATGCAGCTTGTAAATTAGTGCGGTATTTAATGTAGCGCGTTACATCTGCAGGCTTTTGACCTACACCAAATACACCTGGATTACCAATCGACGCAAGGGCACCGCGAATGGCAATATCGGCCTGTTGACGATTATCAGCGGTTAAATCGGCAGCAAGTAAATCAATAAATAATTTACTTTTCACCACTAAGACTTTAGCCACTTGGTAGTCATTAATGTTTTGCTCTGCACCGTTGAGACGACGCATAACTTCTGCTTTTATCGTGGTGATTAATGCTGTGGTTACACCTTGTTGATCTTTATTGGTGATTGCTGTTTGCATTTGTTGATCGACAGCGAGCCCATGGTGTTCGTTGAAATAAACGAATTCTTTCTGCATCGAATCATAGGCAGTTTGTACTGCAGTATAATCATTTGCCGATAACGCTTTTAACAAGGCTTCTCGACCCTCAATTAATGGCTCTTTACCTGCGGCAGCATAAGAATAAGCAAAGCTTTGCGCACTAAATAATAATACGAATAAGCTTAAGATAAATGATTTTACCGTAATTCTATTGATTGTTTTAAGCGACATTTTTTTCCTCTGGCGTTTTTTTATCATCCATAATGCTTTGTACTTCAATCACTGTTTTTTCGTTACGGTGATCAAAGATCTGGCGACGATTATCTTCACCCTTAATAATACCTTCTGCCGCCATTAAGCCCATTTCCATTGCTGTATCGGTGAAGATGTAACGGAAAGTACCTTGGCGACCAGTCATCACTAAATTATCAAATTGGTGAAGGTGCGTAATTGCGGCTTCGCGTTTGGCGTTATAACTCACGTCCATCATTGGATAAGCGTATTCGGTGTAAGTGGTAAAAAACTCACCGGTACTTACATCTGGCACTCCTAGGTGATTAAGATCTTGTTTTACGCGTTTTAATAGTTTGTCGTTGTCCATGTGCCAAACATCGTCATCTTTATTACACGGGATCTCGATCATCACCGATGTTTGTCCTTTGGGTGCCATGAATGGCGAACGACGACGTGGTTCTTGCAAACGCGTACCGATTAACTCTGGATCAGACAGGTACTGCCAAGTATTTTGTGACACGTTTTCTGTTGCCATAGGCATGTTGAAGAAGCGCAATGAACGATAAGTTAGGCCAGAATCAAATCCTGTTAAAGTACAAACCACAGGTAAAGGAATAGTGCCGACAACGTGATCACAGTTAATTGAGTGTGTCTCACCGTTAAGTTCATAAGTGACGGCATCAATTCTACGATTATTTTTAAGCGCATTTCGACCTTGTTCTAATGCGGTGATGTTAGCGCCTCGAACAATCGTTACTCCTTGTTCTTGCAGTCTTTCTGCAAGTTTGGTGTACATTTGGCCAAAGCCGAGTTTAGGATAACGGTATTTTTTAGCGTAAGTACGCGGTGTTGCGCCACGCGTTGGTATTAAACGTCGAGCAACATCTTTTAAATCTAGCAAACTAATGCGTTGCGATGCCCAGTCGGCTGATAATTGACGTGGGTCGATACCCCATAGTTTACCGGTGTAACCTTCAAAAAAGTTTTTGTATAAGGTGGTACCGAAGCGCGTTTCAATCCATTCTGCAAAGTTACTGGTACTTTGTTCACTTGGGCGTTTTTGGAAGGGTAATTTGAATACCAAGTCTACAGCCGCACCAGCTAATAAACTTAACGGTGCATTACGTAATAAGTTGCCAATTGCAAGCGGGTAGTTGTAGGTACGTCCTTTAAAACGGATCACACTGG
This Moritella sp. 5 DNA region includes the following protein-coding sequences:
- a CDS encoding EAL domain-containing protein; protein product: MFYTKIKNKNSFILKNNTNNSSAEFYLVAQPIVQPKSRNVIAIEVLTNLISSSNGTIHAEDFFSDISNEFIKSLIMIQIEELNNIKVAINSKNIVASINIPFDLLSDIEFIRLIINKSQVKVALEVTNFKNSTLMTDNIKKSVSIIKEHGFELWLDDFTSEDIPSNALYLLKWDRVKIDKTFIYRHINNHSLISDLLNYVSNFSFNSIVFEGIESDYQNDQISKFNCLCQGYLYSRPLRLSHMVL
- a CDS encoding multiheme c-type cytochrome; translated protein: MNINIFPKLMFALLLLASHSLYASTTYSNTKSNSLLLSIDGTQFISANMDAGSVSLINAESGKLMAEQALGKDLRRLALDPINNQLLVSDYLADQLYLIDAKSLKLIKTIKTGYRPFGIVYDGYNKQYYVTLFEAKQLITVSTDGKITATTQTADTPRGLALAGDGRLFVTHSMTGQVSIYNTRTPNLELNKIIQLADTPEHSSRATPQGKPRVLDNIAISPDGTQAWLPHVLWSFTQDFHFQSTVFPTISLLDLTPGKEKELVDKRKQLFKQINIIENNNTTRIVSNPHDVAFREDGKKVFITLSGSEDLLVFDLSRQGKIGKKPKRHRRTKLQGGVKATQIYRHIPGTNPRSLIEKDGTLYVQNAMSHDLVSFDVSGKGPFAKVKLANAQFSQLISQDPIAPELRLGKTLFNLANSDKFENSAMAGDYWMSCNSCHLDGFNFTNKYLLADGTKDVKENAMTGHVGLATMIAGDPIEAYIDMIQKTQGGMGTDPKKPELPKVDPKSPSAEIVRLMSALNMYVTTKENLPYLSTWLRFDDERKFTHKSEWLNSASCESCHSTLYKQWADSNHGMHMDSPYYRFQENLAAESEGEPFRNLCRGCHAPQTLLNNNKAPLTHLNNMYEKEGQSLRDALKEGLPVDETGTSCVFCHRITKAEDAGGNTDLTVNLKDRAKYLFEFSNNPVLKFAAEAQINASPQQHKDSYSNPELYKSSLYCATCHNEFTPGQGANVNNNYGEWQASKFNAPDNPEQNKTCIDCHMRMDMTDFDKKVPGQATDNGPIKPNLIAHNFIGGNYYFSDMRSKEHGKLSREILRNALLLDVETSEDGRTIDVKITNHNTGHKMPGGARRQVWVDLVVTDSKGVERLVSGQLNDGYLPKDSRVFAKKSGYMHGEPVGLKFWRVEKILSDTRISPDETRVESFELPEGISYPITVVAKINYRSFSKPLTSKVQAAFPEQNIPFADVIELNKVTKVFRNK
- a CDS encoding FAD-dependent oxidoreductase, whose amino-acid sequence is MSKEIVILGAGPAGLMAAWEFNQAGYQVTILEREEFVGGMCATQTFQGEKGEYRFDYGGHRFITKNPKLLQFIDDLMSDDLLYAERTSVIRFKGRTYNYPLAIGNLLRNAPLSLLAGAAVDLVFKLPFQKRPSEQSTSNFAEWIETRFGTTLYKNFFEGYTGKLWGIDPRQLSADWASQRISLLDLKDVARRLIPTRGATPRTYAKKYRYPKLGFGQMYTKLAERLQEQGVTIVRGANITALEQGRNALKNNRRIDAVTYELNGETHSINCDHVVGTIPLPVVCTLTGFDSGLTYRSLRFFNMPMATENVSQNTWQYLSDPELIGTRLQEPRRRSPFMAPKGQTSVMIEIPCNKDDDVWHMDNDKLLKRVKQDLNHLGVPDVSTGEFFTTYTEYAYPMMDVSYNAKREAAITHLHQFDNLVMTGRQGTFRYIFTDTAMEMGLMAAEGIIKGEDNRRQIFDHRNEKTVIEVQSIMDDKKTPEEKNVA